The Lates calcarifer isolate ASB-BC8 linkage group LG18, TLL_Latcal_v3, whole genome shotgun sequence region GTGTGTCCAGTTTTCCACCTCTagcaaataaaaactttaaacaagctgactgacatttttgtaattattattgtttctgGGAACAGATCTGTAGAAGGCCCCTTCAACACTACAACACAGGAACAGGACGTGGTAGTTTTGTTCAGCTTGTATTCAGTGTGTCTAACTGAGTGGTTCATGCTGTGTCAGAGCATCTGAAATGAGTTCAGCTCCTTCCCAGCTGCATCTCTTCCTTCCTGTAATCGTCTGATTGGACCCCAGGGATCAGCTCATTAGAGCAGAGCTGGTGGAGACGACCCGAGTGCCTCGTCCTGCATGCTGTGTTCAGTTAAAGCctcagactgagagaaaatacagtCTGAAAGCTTGTCAGGGTGCTGGGAGTCCAGACAGCTCTTCCAGGTGTTCAATTTCAATCCCACAGTGATGAATAATCACTTGTTGTCTCTGCACCTTTAGGTTTCATGactccagaggagaggaaggtgtTTGACAACATCCGTTCTCCTCATCTCAAGTACTGGATTCCTGTGGTCTGGTTCTCCAACCTGGCATCTAAAGCTCGACAGGAGGGACGGATCCAGGACAGCATCGACCTGCAGAATATTCTCAATGTGACTCACAGGATCacatgaatattttatattttgtgccAAAATATGACGTGTAGACATTTATAGagttacaaaaataaatttgcACAAAATAACTTAATGAAAGAGTCTCTGAAACATAGGGATGTACTTCTGGAAACATCAACACTTTAGCTATGTCATTAGAGTTAGGATTAATTTTTGCCTTAAGTGCAATTTAACTAACCAAAGAAGTCATCTGGGTCAACTAAAGGGGCACTTTGGCTGACTGTAGGGACACAACAGGGCTGACTGGAGAGGCTTTTGGCCTCAAATGTCTCCCATTAGGATCCACACATATCTTGTTAGAGAGAAAAAGGCTCTTAAgcactcaaaaacacacacttgtgcatcCTTCAGAGCCAATTTCCAGCCTGTTCAGTATTAGTCTGTGACCACATAAACCAGACATGTAGGTAATGTGACACCCAGCATACTCCCCAAGGGGAGGGTGAGACTCTTTTCCCAATCAGCCTGTTCAATTATGGAAATCTGGGGGAAGCAGCTGGAGCTGAACTTCACATCCCTATTGAATTTCTGCCTCTTCTCTGTGTCCAGGAGATGAATCGCTTCAGGACTTGGTGCGCAACTCTTTTTGGCTACGACTGGGTCGGCATCCCGCTGGTCTACACACAGGTCTGTCTTATATCatgtttaaaaacagatgtagCTCATCTAATCACATCACTGCTCATCTTCTGTCATTACTGTAACTGAATCAGAGCTCCAACTCTCCGACAGAGGAGAGGGCGGGATGTACACTACattctctatctctttctccaCAGGTCGTCACTCTTGCTGTCTACACCTTTTTCTTCGCTTGTCTGATTGGTCGACAGTTTCTTGACCCCACCCAGGGTCACCAAGGTCACGACCTTGACCTTTACGTCCCCATCTTCACCCTGCTGCAGTTCTTCTTCTACTCCGGCTGGCTGAAGGTGAGATTACTTAAAAATACTTCAGTGCTCATGGACACAGTGCAGTGTATCTTCTCATGGTGCATTCAATTTGAACTCAGAAGTCAGGATTTCTGAGTTCCCAGTCATAAATTTAAGCTGTAACGCCCCCTGATGGCAAATTCAAACAACACTGACTTGTGTGTGGAGTCACATGTTCACACAGAGTTCATGAACACCAGTTATGATTTGTGTGTAATCGTCAGGTGGCAGAGCAGCTGATCAACCCGTTTGGAGAGGATGATGACGACTTTGAAGCCAACTGGATCATCGACAGGAACCTTCAGGTtagaaaaaagacaagagacGGAAAATGAGTTTAGAGAGAAATGAGATATGATGTGATTCAGGAACTTGTGGAACAGAAACTAGTGTGGTAATGAAACATGGGACGTCAGCAATGttccaaaaataaacacataaacacctctttttatttttaaatcacagactCATATTATTATTTGCCCTTGCAAAGTAAAACCAAGGTGAAGTGAAGATATCTGATCTGTGTCCTAGAGCCTTgactaaatgttaaaaataaaaactcaccAGATATTAGCCAGTCCTCCTAGAAACTCAGCTCAACATCACCTCAAACAAACCGTGCTATTCTCACAGTAAGACGACGCAGCTTCATTCTGGAAAACTGTAAAATCaaaaagcagataaaatgtgaaaatgttctgatcacaaacaaatatgataatttttaaaaatcaaaccCAGAGGTCCCTCTTTAGATTGCATCTCTTTGTTGAGGGAAAATGTTTAAAGGTtacaaaatgattaaataaaaaataaataaataaaatagagcacataaaaacaaagaacaatTATGGACAACAGAatatgttaaaaacaacaactgataTATACATGAGATAAACTCCAGTTTAAGAATAACATTAGCAATAGCAAGTGTCTGCTGGACACTTACAGTATTTGATAAGCTGAATGATAGAACCAAATGTGAGTTTGCATATTCTCCCTGTGCCTTTGTGGGCTCTCTCCAGCTactccaaagacatgcagattaggttaattggtgatgtagttgtgaatgtgagtgtgaatgtccGTGCAATAGACTGGAGATCTGTCCAGTGTGCAACCGTGTGCCACTCCTGTCAGCTAAGAACAGGAAGCTGAGGCTACAACtcacacaggctcaccaaaactgtaCAATAGAAGATGTTGCCTGGTGTGATGAGTGACATTTGGATGGTcaggtcagaatttggcataaACAATATGAAAGCATGGATCCATCCTGCCTTGTGTCAGTGGttcatgctgctgctggtggtgtaatggtgtgggggaTATTTTCTTAGCACTTTGGGCCCGTTAGTACCATCTTAACATTGTTTAAACACCACAGACTacctgagtattgttgctgaccatgtccATCCCTTTATGACCATAGTGTGCCCAACACACCATGTCAGAACGCTCAAATAATCTCAACCCAGTTTCTTGAACATGACAGTTCACTGTTCTCAACcagcctccacagtcaccagatctcagtCCAACagagcacctttgggatgtggtggaACAGGAGATTCACATCATGGATGAGCAGCCAAAAAATCTGCAGTAGCTGTGTAATGAAACCACGTCAACATGGACCAAAATCCCTGAGGAATGTTTTCAGCAGCTTGATGAATCAGTGCCACAAAGTATTAAGGCAGTTCTGAAAGCAAAAGCAGGTCCAACCCAGAAGtagcaaggtgtacctaatgaagTGGCCAGAGTGTATATATTTGTTCATATAGAACTGAGACACACATAAAGAGCAGGGAAGTGTtgagaaaactgaaagacaTTGCTCTCCTGAGCCACCAGAGGGAGCCAAACAAGACAATCTGAGTCTTAGTGCTCATTTTGTCTGCATTACCCATACCTTTAATCTAACACTGTGGGTATGGAGGGAGCTCATGTGACCTAACTGCCCAAAGTTCTCCTTGCAAAATAAAGTTCTTTAACATTTCTTTACCCGTAAAACAGATGAGCAGACCTATTAACTGGACAATAACTTACTGACATTTACATCTGCAGAATTAATCTAaagtgtgacagcagcagcagaggacttTGCTTTTGAGTGCAGAGTGAggtggctcttaaaagagccgtTGAGTGTTGAGTGCAGAGACAGCTTAAGCTCTCTCTCCGCGGATGCGGCGGGCCAGCTGGATGTCCTTGGGCATGATGGTGACTCTCTTGGCGTGGATGGCGCACAGATTGGTATCCTCGAACAGACCGACCAGGTAAGCCTCGCTGGCCTCCTGCAGAGCCATGACAGCGGAGCTCTGGAAACGCAGGTCGGTCTTGAAATCCTGAGCAATTTCTCTGACCAGGCGCTGGAAGGGCAGCTTGCGGATCAGCAGCTCGGTGGATTTCTGGTAGCGACGGATCTCTCGGAGAGCCACGGTACCGGGCCTGTAACGGTGAGGCTTCTTCACACCGCCGGTGGCCGGGGCGCTCTTACGGGCAGCCTTGGTGGCCAGCTGCTTCCTGGGGGCTTTGCCTCCGGTGGATTTACGAGCGGTCTGCTTGGTTCTTGCcattatgtgtgttttcctttgcaaaagaaaagtgaagaagAAGCGAACAACGCGCTGCTCTTAAACTGTGGGACCGACTGAGAAACGGTGACGCTGCTTCAGACCTGCGGCTCCTGATTGGTGAGGGACTCTTCCTGGAGCTCAGCGCCGCCTTCAGGAGCGACCCACCGCCTCAATCTCCGCTGCTTATTGGAGAAAAGTCTTTTGAAAATGTCCGCCAAAACTGAGGGCGggctgcctcctgctgctctgctgcgaGCCTCCTCTCTGGTTGGTCAGGGAGGAACCGTCCCGCGCTCTCCGCGGACATAAAACTGAGGGTTCGGCTCGTTGGAGTCACAGTTTATCTGAGTCTCATCTCACGAAAACAAATCGTAAAATGTCTGGACGTGGTAAGACCGGTGGTAAGGCAAGGGCTAAGGCCAAGACTCGCTCTTCTCGTGCCGGGCTCCAGTTCCCAGTCGGCCGTGTTCACAGGCTGCT contains the following coding sequences:
- the LOC108901359 gene encoding histone H3, which translates into the protein MARTKQTARKSTGGKAPRKQLATKAARKSAPATGGVKKPHRYRPGTVALREIRRYQKSTELLIRKLPFQRLVREIAQDFKTDLRFQSSAVMALQEASEAYLVGLFEDTNLCAIHAKRVTIMPKDIQLARRIRGERA